The following proteins are encoded in a genomic region of Synechococcus sp. ROS8604:
- a CDS encoding YqjD family protein, with translation MDSAPSQEEDKDFAQRFRDHFESLVPEIQRRWPEVTHQALEATRGSFDEVVHLIASQSDRAVQTVQQQLEDLMHQPGESVRSFADTLEPLEEQLEQLLDDLNATLRPKIERPVRERPLLAIAIAAGVGLLVGALLTGGRRSS, from the coding sequence ATGGACTCAGCTCCATCCCAAGAGGAAGACAAGGATTTTGCGCAGCGGTTTCGGGATCATTTTGAGTCTCTCGTCCCTGAAATCCAGCGTCGTTGGCCCGAGGTGACGCATCAAGCCTTAGAGGCCACCCGGGGCAGTTTTGATGAGGTTGTGCACTTGATTGCTTCCCAAAGCGATCGAGCGGTGCAAACCGTGCAGCAACAGCTGGAAGATCTGATGCATCAGCCCGGTGAGAGCGTGCGCAGTTTTGCCGACACCCTCGAACCCCTTGAAGAGCAACTCGAGCAGCTGCTTGATGATCTCAATGCCACCTTGCGACCCAAGATTGAACGCCCCGTGCGAGAGCGGCCGCTGCTGGCCATCGCCATCGCTGCTGGGGTTGGCCTTCTTGTTGGTGCCCTGCTCACCGGAGGTCGTCGTTCCTCATGA
- a CDS encoding phage holin family protein → MSELPGSQESRPRSLGAAGRVTSLAASVMDLHVRIALQEVGREKRRLIGGGVFLAMGGTLMLLALVAVETAFVVWSLTAFSWTLLQSLLTLASLNVVVAGASLRIGGQLAKGPYLPQTLEGLSKTTRAVMGR, encoded by the coding sequence ATGAGTGAACTACCTGGATCTCAGGAGAGCCGCCCAAGAAGTCTCGGCGCGGCGGGTCGAGTGACCTCGCTAGCCGCTTCGGTGATGGACCTGCATGTCCGTATTGCTCTGCAGGAAGTTGGTCGAGAGAAGCGCCGCCTGATTGGCGGGGGTGTGTTTTTGGCCATGGGCGGAACCTTGATGCTCTTGGCTCTCGTGGCTGTTGAGACGGCTTTTGTGGTCTGGTCGTTGACCGCTTTCAGTTGGACGTTGCTGCAGTCGTTGCTCACCCTTGCGTCGTTGAATGTGGTGGTTGCGGGTGCGAGCTTGCGGATTGGAGGACAGCTGGCCAAGGGGCCCTATCTGCCGCAGACCCTCGAAGGGTTGTCCAAAACCACCCGTGCCGTGATGGGGCGTTGA